In Paenibacillus guangzhouensis, a single window of DNA contains:
- a CDS encoding carbohydrate ABC transporter permease: MNIQTSFRKNFAKLIALLILIGGSLIVLVPLLWTVSTSLKTPGEVFGDNFFPEVWKWSNYNDAVNAIPFFTFLKNTLIVLVPVLIGTVFSSALCAYGFARFKFKGKRWLFLVLLATMMLPGQVTMIPMFIMFKEVGWVDTFWPLIIPSFFGGGAFNIFLIRQFMRGIPRDLDEAAFMDGANRWQIFSKIMLPLSKPPLVAVGIFTFMGVWNDFQGPLIYLNSTEKYTLALGLSMFKGLYNIEWNMLMAATILIMLPVLIVFFVAQKYFIEGISISSAMKG, from the coding sequence ATGAATATACAGACATCATTTAGAAAAAATTTCGCGAAGCTGATCGCGCTTCTCATCTTAATCGGCGGTTCATTGATTGTACTTGTCCCTCTACTCTGGACCGTGTCGACTTCACTGAAGACACCTGGGGAAGTATTCGGTGACAATTTCTTTCCTGAAGTATGGAAATGGAGCAACTACAACGATGCGGTGAATGCCATTCCGTTCTTCACGTTCCTAAAGAATACATTGATCGTTCTCGTTCCGGTCTTGATCGGTACGGTATTCTCATCTGCACTCTGTGCGTACGGGTTCGCTCGTTTTAAATTCAAAGGGAAACGTTGGTTGTTCCTCGTGTTGCTCGCGACAATGATGCTGCCAGGACAAGTTACAATGATCCCGATGTTCATCATGTTCAAAGAAGTTGGCTGGGTTGATACGTTCTGGCCATTGATCATTCCGTCCTTCTTCGGCGGTGGTGCCTTCAACATCTTCTTGATTCGCCAGTTCATGCGCGGGATTCCGAGAGATTTGGATGAAGCGGCATTCATGGACGGTGCGAACCGTTGGCAGATCTTCTCCAAGATTATGCTGCCTTTATCGAAACCGCCGCTTGTCGCGGTGGGAATCTTCACATTTATGGGCGTATGGAACGATTTCCAAGGTCCATTGATCTACTTGAATTCGACTGAGAAATATACGCTTGCGCTCGGATTATCCATGTTCAAAGGCTTGTATAACATCGAGTGGAACATGCTGATGGCGGCGACGATTCTGATCATGCTTCCTGTCTTGATCGTCTTCTTCGTGGCACAGAAGTACTTCATTGAAGGAATTTCGATTTCTTCCGCGATGAAGGGATAA
- a CDS encoding carbohydrate ABC transporter permease — protein MKRKSHSEKAGYLFILPWFLGLLLFTIGPMIFSLILSFSKWDIITGIGSIEFVGLDNFVNIFHDELFYTSLKVTFIFALVSVPLYQIISLLVAMMLNMRTKGMNFFRLIFFMPSVIPAVAVSMMWIMILNPEYGILNKALSLVGIEGPAWLQDPKYALSALIVMGIWGIGNTIIIYLSGLQGVPEELYEAAQLDGAGIVRRFFSVTIPMISPTIFFNLIMGIIGGFQYFTQAFVMTNGGPLNSTLFYNLFLYNKAFKTYEMGYASALSWILFAIILIFTLIVIRTSSAWVYYNGDDDKD, from the coding sequence ATGAAACGCAAATCCCATTCAGAAAAAGCCGGATATTTATTTATCCTTCCATGGTTTCTAGGACTGTTGCTATTTACGATCGGACCGATGATTTTCTCCCTCATCTTGTCGTTTAGCAAGTGGGACATCATTACGGGTATTGGCTCGATCGAGTTTGTTGGACTGGACAATTTCGTGAATATCTTCCACGACGAACTGTTCTATACATCATTGAAAGTAACATTCATCTTTGCACTTGTATCGGTTCCTTTGTATCAGATTATTTCCCTCCTTGTCGCGATGATGCTGAATATGCGCACAAAAGGGATGAATTTTTTCCGTTTGATCTTCTTTATGCCGTCGGTTATTCCAGCGGTTGCGGTATCCATGATGTGGATCATGATTCTGAATCCCGAGTACGGGATATTGAACAAAGCCTTAAGCTTGGTAGGCATTGAAGGTCCTGCTTGGCTGCAAGATCCGAAATACGCGCTAAGCGCATTGATTGTGATGGGTATATGGGGTATTGGTAATACGATTATTATCTATTTGTCTGGTTTGCAGGGTGTTCCCGAAGAACTGTACGAAGCAGCGCAATTGGATGGCGCAGGCATTGTCCGCCGTTTCTTTAGCGTTACGATTCCTATGATATCTCCCACGATCTTCTTCAACCTCATTATGGGGATCATCGGTGGTTTTCAATATTTCACGCAAGCCTTCGTTATGACGAACGGCGGGCCGCTCAACTCGACGTTATTCTATAACTTGTTCTTGTATAACAAGGCCTTTAAAACTTATGAAATGGGATACGCTTCAGCCTTGTCGTGGATTCTGTTCGCCATTATTTTGATCTTCACCCTCATTGTAATTCGCACCTCGTCGGCTTGGGTCTATTACAATGGCGATGATGATAAGGATTGA
- a CDS encoding ABC transporter substrate-binding protein, with protein sequence MKKWAILLVVTMMATLVLSACSGGSSDTKNESQSGTADQEKVQLKFTVWGDVASAGPEVKLTEEFNKSHPNIEVKFEPVPGDGYGTKLTTSLAAGQAPDVFLIGEGDYYKYVDKGVVEPLDSYLEADKSFDTAMFQKDLLDMGHINGKTYYLPKDFNPLSLWYNKKLFDAAGMEYPNENWTWDDLNAAAKKLTLKDDKGKITQFGFNATKWEYPIFTYLWSNGTAISNEDGTKAEGFMNSDKTIAAMEKYVAMSKGADKVSPTPQDAETLGGDGSMFMTDKLAMMVTGRWVKYDLDRSKVDYGTSLIPKGADGERGGIIAAAGWAINANSKHKQEAYELVKWLSGKEAQVLRSEKGLVLPATVNELEEVKKTEVKDKPIIDMMAFAKKPVTMVSSNGSVFVEEFNKAMEKILLDQSSVKDALNEAAKTVDSKITK encoded by the coding sequence ATGAAAAAATGGGCAATTCTACTGGTCGTAACGATGATGGCAACACTCGTATTATCCGCTTGCTCGGGCGGCAGCAGTGATACTAAAAATGAGAGCCAATCCGGTACTGCTGACCAAGAAAAAGTGCAATTGAAATTCACTGTATGGGGCGATGTCGCATCAGCTGGCCCAGAAGTGAAGCTAACGGAAGAATTTAATAAGTCCCATCCGAACATTGAAGTGAAGTTCGAGCCGGTTCCAGGTGATGGTTATGGCACGAAGTTAACGACATCTCTTGCTGCGGGCCAAGCGCCGGACGTATTCCTGATTGGTGAAGGCGACTACTACAAATATGTCGATAAAGGCGTTGTTGAGCCGCTTGATTCCTATCTTGAAGCAGATAAATCCTTCGATACAGCGATGTTCCAAAAAGATCTACTCGATATGGGACATATCAATGGCAAAACGTATTACTTGCCGAAAGACTTCAACCCATTGTCCCTCTGGTACAACAAGAAATTGTTCGATGCAGCGGGCATGGAATATCCGAACGAGAACTGGACTTGGGACGACTTGAATGCGGCAGCGAAAAAGCTAACGCTGAAAGACGACAAAGGTAAAATCACACAATTCGGATTCAACGCAACGAAGTGGGAGTATCCAATCTTCACTTACTTGTGGTCGAATGGCACAGCCATCTCGAATGAAGATGGAACGAAGGCTGAAGGCTTCATGAACAGCGACAAGACGATCGCGGCGATGGAAAAATACGTAGCGATGTCCAAAGGTGCAGATAAAGTATCGCCAACACCTCAAGATGCGGAGACGCTCGGCGGTGACGGATCGATGTTCATGACAGATAAATTGGCAATGATGGTAACAGGACGCTGGGTGAAATATGACTTGGATCGTTCCAAAGTAGACTACGGCACAAGCTTGATTCCTAAAGGCGCTGACGGTGAGCGCGGCGGTATCATTGCAGCAGCTGGCTGGGCCATTAACGCGAACAGCAAGCACAAACAAGAAGCTTATGAGCTCGTAAAATGGTTGTCCGGTAAAGAAGCACAAGTATTGCGTTCTGAGAAAGGTCTTGTCCTTCCAGCAACGGTGAACGAGCTTGAAGAAGTGAAGAAAACCGAAGTTAAAGATAAGCCGATCATCGACATGATGGCTTTCGCGAAAAAACCAGTAACAATGGTATCTTCCAATGGTTCCGTATTCGTAGAAGAGTTCAACAAAGCGATGGAGAAAATTTTGCTTGACCAGTCCTCCGTCAAAGATGCATTGAATGAAGCAGCGAAAACCGTAGACAGCAAGATTACGAAGTAA